One Aegilops tauschii subsp. strangulata cultivar AL8/78 chromosome 7, Aet v6.0, whole genome shotgun sequence genomic window carries:
- the LOC123494676 gene encoding uncharacterized protein, with the protein MAGDENTDFVQIAGGDQVKLAGLREIRSWFDNTRQMSWTAMATLKNLTKKERAKLCPPPAQPIHKIEILLWAMEQANSSSKWTRRRWWAFRSRVEHPLDQEPTVHEVPLQIVQPPTESSETPKHKMRRTVVATSLPRHSPRFPRRSPRLNGGGSYV; encoded by the coding sequence ATGGCCGGCGACGAGAACACCGACTTCgtgcagatcgccggcggcgaccaggtcaAGTTGGCCGGGTTGAGGGAGATCCGTTCTTGGTTTGACAACACAAGGCAGATGAGCTGGACGGCAATGGCCACTCTCAAGAATTTGACGAAGAAGGAGAGGGCAAAGCTTTGCCCCCCGCCCGCACAACCGATTCACAAGATCGAGatcctcctctgggcgatggagcaggccAATTCGTCCAGCAAGTGGaccaggcggaggtggtgggcgttcaGATCCAGGGTAGAGCATCCACTGGATCAGGAACCCACCGTGCACGAGGTGCCGTTGCAGATTGTGCAGCCTCCAACCGAGTCATCGGAGACTCCGAAGCACAAGATGAGGAGGACAGTGGTCGCGACCTCGCTTCCCCGCCATTCTCCACGCTTCCCTCGCCGCTCTCCTCGTCTGAACGGCGGCGGTAGCTATGTTTAG